TGTTGGAGTTATCTATCAGCCCCTGTTCTTGCCACTTGAGCATTTGTTGTCTGGCTTCATTCATGTTTTCTTCTCTCTAAAAGATTGCATTCAGCTTAAGATAAAAGCCGAATTATTACCAGACGACTCACACAACGGTTCATTATCAAAACCGAAAGTATTAAATTTTAATACTGTTCATGTAAATTTGTGCTAATTTTTCACAACCTTTGCGGTCGTCTTCATCAAAACGATTGAGAACCGGACTGTCAATATCCAGAACTCCGATTATCTTTTCGCCATTAAATAACGGCACAACAATTTCCGAAGCACTTGCCATATCACAAAAAATATGTCCGGGAAACTGATGAACATCTTTCACCACCTGAGTTTGTCCTTGAGCAAACGCAGTTCCACAAACGCCTTTGCCGATTTCTATGCGAGTGCAGGCAACTTGTCCCTGAAAGGGGCCGAGAACCAACTCGCCATTATTTTCAAAATAAAAACCCAGCCAATTCACTTGCTCCATAGCGTGATACATGAGGCTGGAGAGGTTGGCGGCATTAGCAATCGGGTTGGTTTCAACAGAAAGTAAACCGTCTGCTTGTTTGGCTAACAAATGATAGAACTCTGATTTATTATTTGTTGTTATTTTTTCTATTTCAAAAGCCATTGTTTAATCCTCTATTTCAGTTTTTTGAATCAACGAGCTTAAATAAACCGAGTTTATCAACCACTTTTGAGTGCCTTTCCAGAATCCTCGGAAGTTTGGATTGAAAGCAAATTTGATTAAATTACCTTTTCCATGTTTTTCAGCAATGAGCAAACTGCTGTCATTCACCAAGTTTTTCATCTGTTCTGATAAATAGCCCGCTGCAAGAGCATTTTTTGGTGCTTTTAAAGTCGTGACATAAGGGTTTTTCGATGGTTCAAGCATCGCTTTGCCTTGTAACATAACATATTGATCTTGCTGATGCATTCCAAAACCCAGAGGATGAGATAAATCGGCTGTCGCTGCAACAATCGCTCCGCCAATAATGTTTTCAGCATTGTCTTTTTCAAAGTCAGCATAAGATTTTCTGACTTTTTCAGAATCATCTTTTTCAGCTTCCTTCACAAATTTTTGAATGTTTTTTTCAACCCAGAGCGATGATTTTTGCAAGCTAATGAGAGTGCCGCCTTGTTTAACCCATTGGTTCATCTTCTCAATGGATTTTTCATCAAGCATTTTATAATTACCGCTTGGCATTATCAGATGCGAGTATTCATCAAGGTCGATTTTTGCAAAACGACTGGTATCAACTTTGGTCAGTGCTAATCCGATTTCAGCATCAAATAAGTGCCAAATGCTACCGGCCTGATACGAATTAACTCCTTCACCGATAACAAGCAAAGCTTTGGGAGATTTTAATGTTGTAAATGATGGCGAACCTAAATCCACACCGTTTGAGTTCAAGCCGCTTGTGATGGCGAACGCTGAAACTTTAAAAAATTCAGCCAAATTGGATAACAAAGTTAACAACTCATCTTCTTTGATATCATTGGTCGGAATAATTATTGCACCCGGTTTGAAAATAACTGTGTGACCATTGCTCTTGATAGTGAACTCTTTTGCCAGAGCTTTGGTGGTGACTTTTTTCTGTTGCAAGTAATTCAATGCTCCTGCAGAATTGCCTTCATCCCAGTTGAAAGCGTAAGCCAAAGCATTTTTTCGATAAGAATTGTGAGGTTTTTTCCAGTTGGCATCTTCGGTTTCAGGAGTTGTTTTGAGCTTGGCGGAATTCAATCCCCACGCCATTACCAGATTCCATGCCGACACATCATAAAAAGTGTTGTCCGTAAACTTTTTCTGCTCGCTAAACAAGGCTTGAATCAAAGTGTATTGAGGCTGCTGAACTGGAATAAAAATTGATTTCTCAGCAGGAAAGTCTTTATTGTCGGCAGAAACATCAACTTTCAATTTTGAATATTGAATATTGTGGGAGCTTAGAAAATTGGACAGTTTTTCTGCGTTATACACATTATCCGCACTCAAGATATAACCTTTGAAATTTTCTTTGTCAGCTTGTTTCAGAGCATTGTTGTAAAACTGTTTTTTATAATTGATTAATTCGGATTTCAGAGCATAAGCTCCTTGTAAAGTTGAAACAGCGGTGCGGAATTGATTGTCAATTCCCTGCCAGAGCAATCGTTTGCCTTCTGAGGTTTGTAAGTTGCCACCACGAGCACTCGCCTGTTCAAACAAAATTCCAATACTTCCGTGTAAATCAGGATAGGTTGAGCCTTTGCCCGGATAAAAGTCATCGTAATCTTCGCGGCTGTAATATAAAGCCTGCTTTTCATCCAGAGTTTTGGAGTGAAATTGTGCCAACTTATTTGTCAGTTCAATATTTTTCTGTGGAATCAATGGGTTGGTTCTTTGCGGAACTCCGGGCTGAAAGAAAAAGGTTTTATCACTGCCCATTTCATGATGATCATCTAATACATGCGGCTGCCACTTTTGAAATTGTTGAATACGATGTTGTGATTCTGTTTGTGTCAACAACAACCAGTCACGGTTCAAATCAAACCAGTAATGATTGGTTCGTCCGTTCGGTGTTTGTTCATGATGCGAAGCATCATTGCTGTCCGGGTTGTCAATCATTCCTCGCATGGAATTTACATCTGTGATGAAACGATCATAGCCATCGGGATTGATAACCGGATCGATAATAATCAAAGTCTCATTCAATAATTGATTGAGTTCGTCGCTGTATCCGGCAATCAAATGATAAGCATAAATCACGCTGGCATTGGCTCCGCTGGTTTCATTGCCATGTACGCTGAAACCAT
This genomic interval from Gammaproteobacteria bacterium contains the following:
- a CDS encoding GAF domain-containing protein — encoded protein: MAFEIEKITTNNKSEFYHLLAKQADGLLSVETNPIANAANLSSLMYHAMEQVNWLGFYFENNGELVLGPFQGQVACTRIEIGKGVCGTAFAQGQTQVVKDVHQFPGHIFCDMASASEIVVPLFNGEKIIGVLDIDSPVLNRFDEDDRKGCEKLAQIYMNSIKI
- a CDS encoding M14 family zinc carboxypeptidase, translating into MIDSLLFDDVLMFRLLCLIAFFTFNANAIVLEDYLPDDFRYQTAIPTPKAVTGVEVGERHYRHDQIVQYMSVLAASSPRAKLVEYGRTNEGRRLVLLFISSEENIKNLEQLPNDDSILKVWNGFSVHGNETSGANASVIYAYHLIAGYSDELNQLLNETLIIIDPVINPDGYDRFITDVNSMRGMIDNPDSNDASHHEQTPNGRTNHYWFDLNRDWLLLTQTESQHRIQQFQKWQPHVLDDHHEMGSDKTFFFQPGVPQRTNPLIPQKNIELTNKLAQFHSKTLDEKQALYYSREDYDDFYPGKGSTYPDLHGSIGILFEQASARGGNLQTSEGKRLLWQGIDNQFRTAVSTLQGAYALKSELINYKKQFYNNALKQADKENFKGYILSADNVYNAEKLSNFLSSHNIQYSKLKVDVSADNKDFPAEKSIFIPVQQPQYTLIQALFSEQKKFTDNTFYDVSAWNLVMAWGLNSAKLKTTPETEDANWKKPHNSYRKNALAYAFNWDEGNSAGALNYLQQKKVTTKALAKEFTIKSNGHTVIFKPGAIIIPTNDIKEDELLTLLSNLAEFFKVSAFAITSGLNSNGVDLGSPSFTTLKSPKALLVIGEGVNSYQAGSIWHLFDAEIGLALTKVDTSRFAKIDLDEYSHLIMPSGNYKMLDEKSIEKMNQWVKQGGTLISLQKSSLWVEKNIQKFVKEAEKDDSEKVRKSYADFEKDNAENIIGGAIVAATADLSHPLGFGMHQQDQYVMLQGKAMLEPSKNPYVTTLKAPKNALAAGYLSEQMKNLVNDSSLLIAEKHGKGNLIKFAFNPNFRGFWKGTQKWLINSVYLSSLIQKTEIED